In one window of Rathayibacter caricis DSM 15933 DNA:
- the sufC gene encoding Fe-S cluster assembly ATPase SufC, which produces MSVLQISDLHVSVETEQGTKQILRGVDLTINQGEIHAIMGPNGSGKSTLAYTIAGHPKYHVDGGSITLDGVEVLDMSVDERARAGLFLAMQYPVEIPGVTNTNFLRTAKTAIAGEAPAIRTWTKDVKAAMGNLRMDPSFAARNVNEGFSGGEKKRNEILQLELLAPQFAVLDETDSGLDVDALKIVSEGVNRAHANTGLGVLLITHYTRILRYIEPDFVHVFVAGRVAEQGGKELATRLEDEGYDRFLTTATA; this is translated from the coding sequence ATGTCCGTTCTCCAGATCAGCGATCTCCACGTCAGTGTCGAGACCGAGCAGGGGACCAAGCAGATCCTCCGCGGTGTCGATCTCACCATCAACCAGGGTGAGATCCACGCGATCATGGGCCCGAACGGGTCCGGCAAGTCGACCCTCGCCTACACGATCGCGGGCCACCCCAAGTACCACGTCGACGGCGGCTCGATCACCCTCGACGGCGTCGAGGTCCTCGACATGTCCGTCGACGAGCGCGCCCGCGCCGGCCTCTTTCTCGCCATGCAGTACCCGGTCGAGATCCCCGGAGTGACGAACACGAACTTCCTTCGCACCGCCAAGACCGCGATCGCGGGAGAGGCGCCGGCGATCCGCACCTGGACCAAGGACGTCAAGGCGGCCATGGGCAACCTGCGGATGGACCCCTCCTTCGCGGCGCGCAACGTCAACGAGGGCTTCTCGGGCGGCGAGAAGAAGCGCAACGAGATCCTCCAGCTCGAGCTGCTCGCCCCGCAGTTCGCCGTGCTCGACGAGACCGACTCCGGCCTCGACGTCGACGCGCTCAAGATCGTCTCGGAGGGCGTGAACCGCGCCCACGCCAACACGGGACTGGGCGTGCTGCTGATCACGCACTACACGCGCATCCTGCGCTACATCGAGCCCGACTTCGTGCACGTCTTCGTCGCCGGCCGCGTCGCCGAGCAGGGCGGCAAGGAGCTCGCCACCCGGCTCGAGGACGAGGGCTACGACCGCTTCCTCACGACGGCGACGGCCTGA
- a CDS encoding non-heme iron oxygenase ferredoxin subunit, whose amino-acid sequence MSNAAMICSVSELVPNQAMRVEVDGVAIAVVQDSAGEIHAIGDTCTHGEISLSEGFVEGDSLECWAHGSQFSLRTGTPLNLPAYEPVPVFVVEIIDGDVYIDPTVTKEV is encoded by the coding sequence ATGAGCAACGCCGCGATGATCTGCTCGGTCTCCGAGCTCGTCCCCAACCAGGCCATGCGCGTCGAGGTCGACGGAGTCGCGATCGCCGTCGTCCAGGACTCGGCCGGTGAGATCCACGCCATCGGCGACACCTGCACGCACGGCGAGATCTCCCTCTCGGAGGGCTTCGTCGAGGGCGACAGCCTCGAGTGCTGGGCCCACGGCTCGCAGTTCTCCCTCCGCACCGGGACGCCCCTCAACCTGCCGGCCTACGAGCCGGTCCCCGTCTTCGTCGTCGAGATCATCGACGGCGACGTCTACATCGACCCGACCGTCACGAAGGAAGTCTGA
- a CDS encoding metal-sulfur cluster assembly factor: MAVTTLEPKLFDQVEEALKDVMDPELGINVVDLGLIYDLGWDDENDALVIHMTLTSAGCPLTDVLEEQTAESLDGIVEAFRINWVWMPPWGPERITDDGRDMMRALGFSI; encoded by the coding sequence ATGGCCGTCACGACGCTCGAGCCGAAGCTCTTCGACCAGGTCGAGGAGGCGCTCAAGGACGTCATGGATCCCGAGCTCGGGATCAACGTCGTTGATCTGGGCCTCATCTACGACCTCGGGTGGGACGACGAGAACGACGCTCTCGTCATCCACATGACGCTCACCTCGGCGGGCTGTCCGCTGACCGACGTGCTCGAGGAGCAGACCGCCGAGTCGCTCGACGGCATCGTCGAGGCGTTCCGGATCAACTGGGTCTGGATGCCGCCGTGGGGTCCCGAGCGGATCACCGACGACGGCCGCGACATGATGCGCGCTCTCGGCTTCTCGATCTGA